The genome window TTCTATCCTCTGACCGCGATGCGGTTTTCTTTGATATTGAACAATCCTCAATCTCTCTTTTGGCAGATCTTTTGGCAGAGGCAGCTTTATCACTTCACCTTTGCGTTCATAATCATGTGGAATTTCCTGAAACATGCCTGGCCGCACCGTTGCCATTTGCGGCCGTTTTTCGGGTGTAATAATTTCGGCCAGCAGATTGCCTCCGAAAGCTGGAGCTGTTTGTACCAGAATTCCCTGATCATCTATGTCCAGGCCCACGCAATCAGCAGTCAGCCCTGTCCCAAGGCGTTTTGCTATTCGTGGCGCAAATTCTCTTCCAAAAGTTGTGGCTCCTACCAGTATAATATCCGGTTCATACTCTCTGGCCAGTCTTTCCATAAGAGAGATATAAATTTCCATGCTGTATTTTTTTAAAGAGTTGTGCTCAATCACATATACTTTATGGGCTCCGTGGGCAATATATTCACTCACATACTCATCCAGATTATGGCCGAATATAACCGCACAAACTGAAGCTCCGGTTTTGGCAGCAAGATCTCCTGCTCTTGAAAGAAGCTGCAAAGTAACTCTTGTTTGAAAATAGTTTCTGTAATCACCAAAAACCCAAATATCCTTTACTTTTGCTGTTTGTGCTTTCTTCTTCATTTTTCCTGCTCGTATGCTTTCAAATCTTTTTTAATTGCACCACCGATTTTTCGTCCGAATTTGTCTAAAAGTTCTTCAGCTATTTTTTTTGCTGGACCTTTCATCTCAATATTCTTTTTCTCAGAACATGGTGAATAGACTTTCAATATTCTTGTGGGAGAATCTTTTGTACCAATAATATTAAGCTTAAGATCATCAGCATCTAATGTAATAATATCGCATTTGTCGTAAGCATCCTGAATCCCAGATAGTGGTACATAACGCGGCTGGTAGTGGCTGGTAGTCACTGTAACCAAACCAGGCAGATCCATTTCCATTGTTTCAAGAAAATTATCGGACAAACGCTTCATGCGAAGAATATTTTCCTTAAGTTCAAGCCACTCAACATAAGCCGCGCCAGGGATTTTCAGTTCCTCGGCAAGTTGAGGCCCAACCTGCGCAGTCTCACTATCGCTTGTATGGCAACCGCACAGGATAATATCGAAATTCGAACACTCTTTTTCAATAGCACGAGCCAGGATAAAAGATGTCATGAAGGTGTCGGCTCCTGCCAAACGCTTGTCAGTAAGCAGTATGCAGCGATCAGCACCAATTGCCATGGCTTCTCTGAGTACTTCTTCCGCCATCGGAGGGCCCATTGTAATAGCAGTTATATGACCGCCATGTAAATCTTTTAAGCGCAATGCCGCTTCAAGAGCATGATGGCAGGCCGGATTCATCATGCCTTCCGCCAGATCTCTCTTCAAGGTACCTGTACGCGGATCCCAATTTAGTTCCGATACCATAGGCACCTGTTTTATGCATACAATCAATTTTAACATTTTCTTCTCTACGTTGGTTTTGAAAGCAAAGAACGCGCTATTACCATGCGCTGCACTTCGCTGGTTCCTTCATAAATCTCAGTAACTTTTGCATCCCTGAAATAGCGTTCCACATCATATTCTTTACTGTAACCATATCCGCCATGAATCTGGACAGCAAGGCCGGTTACACGTGAAGCCAGCGTACTGCAATATAATTTAGCCATTGCAGCTTCTGCACCAAAAGCCTTTCCTGAATCTTTAAAAACACAGGCTCTGTATAAGAGTAAACGGGCGGCATCAATTTCGGTTGCCATGTCCGCAAGATAATTTTGAATAGTCTGGAAATTACTTAACGGTTTTTTAAATTGTTGCCGTTCTTTTGAATATTTAAGAGCATCATCAAAAGCTGCCTGTGCTATGCCCAAAGCCTGGGCGGCGATGCCTATACGGCCTGAATCAAGTGTAGAAAGTCCGATCTTCAGACCATCTCCTTTGCGTCCGAGCAAATTGCTTTTTGGAACCCGGCAATCCTCAAAAAACAGAGAAGAAACAGGATTAGCCCGCATACCGCACAAGTCTTCAATTTCTCCTACAAAAAATCCGGGCGTATTTTTTTCTGCTATTAGCACGCTGCTTGTACTGCGCTGATTTTCCGAATCGGTTATAGCGAAAATAAGAGCTGAACCGCAGATTCCACCATTTGTAACAAATATTTTGGTGCCGTTAATAACATAATCATCGCCGTCTTCAACTGCAGTGGTTTCAACTCCACCTGCATCAGAACCTGCGTTTGCTTCGGTAAGGCAAAAAGCACCAATTATTTCTCCGCTTGCAAGTGGCGGTAAAAATTTTTCTTTTTGTTCTTTGGTTCCAAATTGTGCAATGGGATTAGTTCCCACACTGTTATGAACAGTTATGCAAAGCCCCATGGCAGCACAAACACGTGATATCTCCTCGATAACAATTGCATAACTGATACTGTCCATCTCGGCTCCACCGTATTTTCTTGGAACCTGAAGGCCGAAAAAATTTAATGCCCGCATTTTTTCGACTACTTCCACTGGGAAACGCGCATTCTGATCAATTTCATGAGCAATAGGGCCAAGTTCTGTCTCAACAAATTTGCTCACGGTTTTACGCACAGTTTTATGTTTTAAACAGGGATTAAAATTCAAAATACCCTCCGATTTTTCCCCGGCTATGCCAATTGCTATAAAACCAGGATTGATCACTTACACAAATACAAACAACAATTATGTTTTAAAAAAATATACCCTAAAACTACAAAACAGCCAATAGTGCTGCTGATAAAAAATTGTTTAGTTAACTTAAAAGCTGCAAAAAATCAAGCCCCATTATAAACTCTGCGTTAAGAGTCTATAATATTTCAACTATTTCAAATTCCTGTAAATGATATTCATGTTCCGGATATATTACAATTTGTCTTCCTATCATTTTTTCAAGTGAGCTTATAAGATGGCTTTCTTCCACATGAAGAAGCTCTGCTATTTCCGGGTGAACATGTAAAGCAACTTTGCTGCCGGCCATATCAAGAGATTCCCTTTGAATTTCTCTGTAAATATTATAACAAATAGTTTGCTTGGATAAAAGCTTCCCTTCTCCCTCACAGTAGAAACAAGGTTCGGAAAGAGCCTGTATCAATGGGGATCTAATCCTTTTTCTTGTCATTTGTATTAATCCCATTTCCGAAATAGGCAAAATATTCGTTTTGCTTTTATCTTTAGATAGAGCCTCCTTAAAAGCGTTAAATACTTTTTCCTGGTTTTGCTTTTTTTCCATGTCGATAAAATCAATTATTATTATACCACCTATATCCCTTAAACGTATCTGGTAAGCAATTTCTTTTACAGCTTCAAGGTTGGTCTTTAATATAGTTTCTTCCAGATTATGTTTTCCTACATAACGACCTGTGTTTACGTCAATTGCAACAAGGGCTTCCGTATGCTCAATTACTATATAACCACCGGATTTTAACCAGATCTTTCTTCTTATGGCACGTGAAATATCCCCTTCAAGATTATATGCATCAAAAATAGGCTCATGACCTTCATAAAGCTCTACCGAACTTTTTAGGCTAGGCATGAAAGTATCAAGGAATGAAAGAACCGATTCATAATCGGGACGTGAATCAATTATCATTTTTTCCGCTTCGTGCATCAGAAGATCTCTGGCGGCGCGCAGGCAAACTGTAAGTTCCTTGTGAAGCAATGACGGGGCTGAAGTCTTTTGGTATTTTTCCTGAACATTCTTCCATATGTTAATAAGAAAGCTCATTTCATTTAGAAGACTTTCTTCCTGAATTCCTTCAGCAGCAGTTCTTACAATATATCCGAAATGATCTTTTCTTAAAGAAATAACCATTTCTTTCAAACGGGTTCTTTCCGTTTCATTCTCTATACGCCTGGATATCCCGATATGATCCGAATTCGGCATAAGTACTAAAAATCTTCCCGGAAGTGTTGCGTAGGAAGTAGCACGCGCGCCTTTGGTGCCGATAGGCGGCTTCGCAACCTGGGCCAGCACTTCCTGGCCTTCAGTAATTAGATCTCCAATTTTAATATCATGATTTTTCTTAAAAGGATGAGCTGATTCATGGTGCAAATTTGCGTTGTCTTCTGTTTGTAATTCATCGGAATTAAAAGGGTTAAGCTCATCGAAACTATTCACATTCAGATCATCGACATATATAAAAGCAGCCTGGTTAATGCCTATATCGATAAAAGCAGCCTGCATTCCCGGCAACACTCTTTGCACTCTTCCTTTATAAATGTTTCCGGCTATATCGGAAATGTTTCCCCGTTCAATAAAAAATTCCGCAATGGTTCCGTCTTCAAGAAGGGCTACCCTTGTTTCATGCTCACAGACATTTACAACAATCTTCTTATACATAATAACCCACCCTTTTTGTTAGCTTCATATAATTTTGTTAAAACCATATCATACAACGGAAATTTTTACTATACGTGCCGTTTTTAAATTTTCTTCGGAAAGATCAAAAATATTTTTAATAACCTCAATTGGTCTTACTATTGTACCTGGACCGGATAATAATACCATTTTAAGACCGGTTGGAGATAGCAAATCTATGCAGTTTATAACTTCTTTTAAATCAATCTTTTTTACAACTCCTTTTTTATTTTTGCGTTCTATAAAAGCCTCTGATTCCTTCTCGAATAATTCCAGGCTGTATTTATCAAAATTTCCCGAGTTCAATATAACTTCATATTCATGCAGTGCGGTATTAAGGTTTTTGTTTTTTGGCTTTTGATTATGTTCGCAATGCAAAACAGATAATCCCTGCGGAAGTTGTTTGTTTAGTTTTTCTATTATTAAAAATGGGTCAGTATCGGCAGTAACTGCTATGTATAATGTTTCGCAAAGACTTTCCATGCCTATGGGCAGTGTGTCTTCAAAGGATATTTTAGGCATGGGGTGGAAACCTTCCGAATAAGCAACTTGAATTGCGCTTCGCCTGATTGCCCGTAAAAATATGTTGATCATCTCAAGATGACCAAAAAATCTTGCCGCATCTTTTTTGTGGAAAGTAATTATTAATTTTTTATAAAATCTTTTTTCCGGTTTACTTATTTTGGGGTTTATATTTATTGTTTCATTATTGTTTTCGCAAAACATTGGCTCAATACCGGCAAAATCACATACACCGCAGCTGTTACAAAAAGTTTTGCAATTATCGGAAGTTTTTGCAAACAAGGCTTTATCAAATTCACTTATTAAAAAATCCTTAGTAACTCTTGCATCAATATGATCCCAGGGCAAAGGTTCTGATATCGTCCTTTTTCTGGAAAGATAAAAAGCAGGGTCAATACCGGCAGATGATATGGCTTCTTCCCACAATCCATACCTGAATTTGTCGCTCCAGCCATCGAATCTGCATCCTTTTTCGTAGGCGGTGATAAGCAGGCTGTTAAGCCTTCTGTCCCCACGCGCCCATAATCCCTCGAGAAAGCTTACTTTAGGGTTTTGCCATTTGAAATTAATTCCTGAAACATCAAGTTTGTTTTTGATCAGTTTGATCTTTTCTTCCGATTCTTCCAAAGATATCTGAGGACACCACTGAAAAGGAGTATGTGCTTTTGGGATAAATGTTGAAACACTTACATTGATCGCACTATTCTTATTGATCCTGCTTTTTCTAAGCTTATAAACAAGTTCTATAAGCTCTTTTATATCATCATCTGTTTCAGTTGGAAGGCCGATCATAAAATAAAGCTTTATTGTCTTCCATCCCATGTTTAATGCCGTATTAACGGAACTGAAAATATCTTCTTCGTCAATGTTTTTATTAATAACATTTCTTAGACGCTGGCTTCCGGCCTCAGGTGCTATAGTAAAACCGGTTTTTCTTACTTTTTTTATATGATTTATAAGTTCAGGAGTAAGTGAACCTGCACGAAGAGAAGGTAAAGATACGGCAATATGCTCTGCTTCATATATTGCCATCAATTTTTCAAGAAGAGGATTTAATGAGCAATAATCTCCCGTACTCAAAGACAACAAAGAAACATCTTCATAGCCGGTTGAAGCAATAGACTGATTGGAGATATTAATGATGTTTTCAAGAGATCGTTCACGAACCGGCCTGTAAATCATTCCTGCCTGGCAGAATCTGCATCCTCGTGAACATCCTCTTGCAATCTCAATACGAAGCCGGTCATGAATCGGCCTGCCGTATGGTATTACAGGTTTATCAGGAAAGGGGGCATCATTAAGATCTTTAATTATTGTTCGGGTAATTTTTGAATAATCAGAAAATTTC of Pseudomonadota bacterium contains these proteins:
- a CDS encoding electron transfer flavoprotein subunit alpha/FixB family protein; translation: MKKKAQTAKVKDIWVFGDYRNYFQTRVTLQLLSRAGDLAAKTGASVCAVIFGHNLDEYVSEYIAHGAHKVYVIEHNSLKKYSMEIYISLMERLAREYEPDIILVGATTFGREFAPRIAKRLGTGLTADCVGLDIDDQGILVQTAPAFGGNLLAEIITPEKRPQMATVRPGMFQEIPHDYERKGEVIKLPLPKDLPKERLRIVQYQRKPHRGQRIEEADVVVCGGRGMGGKNRFKKLFELARLLGGEVGATRPVVYSDWADPELLVGQAGKHINPDVLFSFGVSGAIQHTAAIRDAGLIIAVNKNPNATMMKKADVAIVADTNQLCMALIKELKKRIRS
- a CDS encoding electron transfer flavoprotein subunit beta/FixA family protein — translated: MLKLIVCIKQVPMVSELNWDPRTGTLKRDLAEGMMNPACHHALEAALRLKDLHGGHITAITMGPPMAEEVLREAMAIGADRCILLTDKRLAGADTFMTSFILARAIEKECSNFDIILCGCHTSDSETAQVGPQLAEELKIPGAAYVEWLELKENILRMKRLSDNFLETMEMDLPGLVTVTTSHYQPRYVPLSGIQDAYDKCDIITLDADDLKLNIIGTKDSPTRILKVYSPCSEKKNIEMKGPAKKIAEELLDKFGRKIGGAIKKDLKAYEQEK
- a CDS encoding acyl-CoA dehydrogenase family protein, producing the protein MNFNPCLKHKTVRKTVSKFVETELGPIAHEIDQNARFPVEVVEKMRALNFFGLQVPRKYGGAEMDSISYAIVIEEISRVCAAMGLCITVHNSVGTNPIAQFGTKEQKEKFLPPLASGEIIGAFCLTEANAGSDAGGVETTAVEDGDDYVINGTKIFVTNGGICGSALIFAITDSENQRSTSSVLIAEKNTPGFFVGEIEDLCGMRANPVSSLFFEDCRVPKSNLLGRKGDGLKIGLSTLDSGRIGIAAQALGIAQAAFDDALKYSKERQQFKKPLSNFQTIQNYLADMATEIDAARLLLYRACVFKDSGKAFGAEAAMAKLYCSTLASRVTGLAVQIHGGYGYSKEYDVERYFRDAKVTEIYEGTSEVQRMVIARSLLSKPT
- a CDS encoding Rne/Rng family ribonuclease, with translation MYKKIVVNVCEHETRVALLEDGTIAEFFIERGNISDIAGNIYKGRVQRVLPGMQAAFIDIGINQAAFIYVDDLNVNSFDELNPFNSDELQTEDNANLHHESAHPFKKNHDIKIGDLITEGQEVLAQVAKPPIGTKGARATSYATLPGRFLVLMPNSDHIGISRRIENETERTRLKEMVISLRKDHFGYIVRTAAEGIQEESLLNEMSFLINIWKNVQEKYQKTSAPSLLHKELTVCLRAARDLLMHEAEKMIIDSRPDYESVLSFLDTFMPSLKSSVELYEGHEPIFDAYNLEGDISRAIRRKIWLKSGGYIVIEHTEALVAIDVNTGRYVGKHNLEETILKTNLEAVKEIAYQIRLRDIGGIIIIDFIDMEKKQNQEKVFNAFKEALSKDKSKTNILPISEMGLIQMTRKRIRSPLIQALSEPCFYCEGEGKLLSKQTICYNIYREIQRESLDMAGSKVALHVHPEIAELLHVEESHLISSLEKMIGRQIVIYPEHEYHLQEFEIVEIL
- a CDS encoding TIGR03960 family B12-binding radical SAM protein, with the translated sequence MIEKIIDNILSQVEQPSRYLGSEVNTVRKDYKKLSFSVALAFPDLYEVGTSHFGLQILYHILNSHKNIAAERVFTPAVDFEAYLRASNTPLFSLETRRPLDKFDMIGFSLLYELNFTNILTMLDLANIPFYSNQRDISHPFIIAGGPCTSNPETVSKIFDAIVIGDGETVIVEMSNAWIKWKEALSKDKEELLKSWSRIEGVYIPSFFKERFDENGFQILSPKFSDYSKITRTIIKDLNDAPFPDKPVIPYGRPIHDRLRIEIARGCSRGCRFCQAGMIYRPVRERSLENIINISNQSIASTGYEDVSLLSLSTGDYCSLNPLLEKLMAIYEAEHIAVSLPSLRAGSLTPELINHIKKVRKTGFTIAPEAGSQRLRNVINKNIDEEDIFSSVNTALNMGWKTIKLYFMIGLPTETDDDIKELIELVYKLRKSRINKNSAINVSVSTFIPKAHTPFQWCPQISLEESEEKIKLIKNKLDVSGINFKWQNPKVSFLEGLWARGDRRLNSLLITAYEKGCRFDGWSDKFRYGLWEEAISSAGIDPAFYLSRKRTISEPLPWDHIDARVTKDFLISEFDKALFAKTSDNCKTFCNSCGVCDFAGIEPMFCENNNETININPKISKPEKRFYKKLIITFHKKDAARFFGHLEMINIFLRAIRRSAIQVAYSEGFHPMPKISFEDTLPIGMESLCETLYIAVTADTDPFLIIEKLNKQLPQGLSVLHCEHNQKPKNKNLNTALHEYEVILNSGNFDKYSLELFEKESEAFIERKNKKGVVKKIDLKEVINCIDLLSPTGLKMVLLSGPGTIVRPIEVIKNIFDLSEENLKTARIVKISVV